The Candidatus Eisenbacteria bacterium genome segment CGTAGTGGCAGTTGCCGGTGTGGTTGAAGACACCGTCCACGACCACCCGGATCCCCATCTCGTGCGCCTTCTCCGTCATCCTGCGGAAGGCGTCGTCGCCGCCGAAGTGGGGATCGACGGCGCGGTAGTCGCAGGCGTCGTACTTGTGATTCGACTTCGCCTTGTGGAGCGGGTTGAAGTAGAGAATCGTGACGCCCAGGTCTTTCAGATAGTCGAGCTTCTCCGTCACGCCCTCGAGGTCGCCTCCATAGAAGGAGAACCAGTCCGGCTTGCCGTCGGTCCGGTAGGGGCTGGTCCGAAGTCCGGCGTAGTCGTTCCAATCCTTCACCAGGTGGTAGTACTCGTCGTTCGATTTGCCGTTATCGCCGAGGCTCGTCTTCCCCCGGTAATAGGGCTCGGAGAAGTCCGGGTCGTTCTTCTTGTTCCCGTTGCGGAAGCGGTCGGGGAAGATCTGGTAGAAGACTCCGTCCACCACCCAGTCCGGCACGTGGAAGAGGGGGGTGGAGACGGCGTTGACCTCCAGGAGCGAGGCGTCCTCCGCGCTGTCGGCGAGGCCGCCCCGGGTCAGGAAAGCCCGCCTGTCGCCGTCCCGAAGGAGGACGCCCAGGCGCCCCTCCGTCTCGGGCGGTGCGTGCAGTTCGGCGCGGAAATAAACGTAGCGGCCGTCTCCGCCCACTTCGCGCATCGGGAGGACCTCCTCCTCGCCCCGGCTGCGGAAGAGGAGTTCCGCTCCCTCCACGTCCCCCTGGTAGGCGCGGGCGGTCACGGTGAGAAGGTCCGGCTCCATCCGGACGACGCGGAGATTCTCCATGTCCAGGGCGAGCCCCTCGCCGCGGATCTCGCCGTCCCCCTTCTCCATGGAGAGTGTGGGGAAGCGATCGTCCACGGCGATGAGCGAGTTGAATCCGCCGTAGCCGTCATCGGTGGTCCGGTCGTTGTCGGGGTCGTGGTGCCAGGAGCCGTCGGCGACGAATTTGTACTGGTATTCCCCCGGGGCGAGGGCGAGCTTCAGATGGAAAGCGCCGTCGTCGTCGGGCCCTTCCATCCGGTCGGCGCTCGAGTTCCACTCATTGAAGGTGCCCGCCAGAAAGACCTGGCTCGGCGTCCGGTCGGGGCGGAAGCGGAAGGGGACCTCGCGGATCTCCGATCCCTCCGCCGGGCGGGGCGGCCCGATCCGGTAGGAAACGCCGGCGATCTTCTCGCCGCCGACGGTCAGCACGGAGTTGTTGCCGCCGTAGGGATCCGGCGTCGACTCGGCGGCGTTCGGATCCGGGTACCACTGGCCGTCGACTACGAATTTGTACTCGTAGCGGCCCGGCGCCAACGAGAGGGTCGTCTCGTAAACACCGTCTCCATCCGGATCGGACAGAATATCGGCACCGGGGTTCCAGTCGTTCCATTCGCCGGCCACCGAAACGCTTCGGGGGTTCGCCTCCGATGGATCGAACGCGAAGGGGACATCCACCTGCGCCGCCGCGCCGGCGGCGAGCAGCAGAACGAGGGCGATCGTTAGAGAAAGGGGTCTCATGATTCTCTCCTTGGCCGGGGGCCGGGTCGATTTCGAAAGACGGGGGAATCATACGGGATCGGGTGGGGTCCGGGAAAGGACGGAACGCAACGCAACGCAACGCAACGGGCTTGACGGCTATTCTCCGGATTGCTACCCTGCTGTCCCGAAAGGAGCGACAGCCGATCCCCGGCCGTCCGTAGCCATGCGGAAACACGTTCCATTTGCCCTGGCCTTGCTTCTTTTCCCTTCCATCGCCCTCGCCGTGACCGGTTACGACCTCTCCGGCCGGATCGTGATCGACGGCTACTCCTCCGATTTCGAGACCGACGAGGCGGTTTTCGTGGACACCGTTCTCGACGTGACCGGAGACGGCCTCCCCGATCAGGTGCGACAGGAGAGGGACAACGACTCGAAGTGGGGATTCAACAACGACATCAACCAGATCAAGATCACCTGGGACGCGGAAAACCTCTACGTCGCCGTGGAC includes the following:
- a CDS encoding alpha-glucosidase C-terminal domain-containing protein codes for the protein MRPLSLTIALVLLLAAGAAAQVDVPFAFDPSEANPRSVSVAGEWNDWNPGADILSDPDGDGVYETTLSLAPGRYEYKFVVDGQWYPDPNAAESTPDPYGGNNSVLTVGGEKIAGVSYRIGPPRPAEGSEIREVPFRFRPDRTPSQVFLAGTFNEWNSSADRMEGPDDDGAFHLKLALAPGEYQYKFVADGSWHHDPDNDRTTDDGYGGFNSLIAVDDRFPTLSMEKGDGEIRGEGLALDMENLRVVRMEPDLLTVTARAYQGDVEGAELLFRSRGEEEVLPMREVGGDGRYVYFRAELHAPPETEGRLGVLLRDGDRRAFLTRGGLADSAEDASLLEVNAVSTPLFHVPDWVVDGVFYQIFPDRFRNGNKKNDPDFSEPYYRGKTSLGDNGKSNDEYYHLVKDWNDYAGLRTSPYRTDGKPDWFSFYGGDLEGVTEKLDYLKDLGVTILYFNPLHKAKSNHKYDACDYRAVDPHFGGDDAFRRMTEKAHEMGIRVVVDGVFNHTGNCHYAFVDCVEKGDQSSYWNWYEWKKWPLPERFDETHKPIDYYDCWWGFGDLPNLNFDLSRPNPSEQSARRIGEARPNQPVVDEVLAAVRFWMGDMGADGFRLDVPNECPAWLWKLFREEARRVNPDGYVVAELWGDAAADLSPLQFDATMNYKYYREPALGFFARGSLDASVFDLQLAGGRYAYPLPSVLGAMNLLGSHDTERFLTLAAGDQRRLLLAYLFGATYVGVPHVYYGDEIGMEGGKDPDCRRPFHWDELEVPARKAVHEEIRKYFALRHDHDALRRGEFRTLHAEGSLFAYSRWMDEDRLAVLLNAGHAPAEIVLERAALPFPAGEATDLLSGQSFRFDGDLLTIRLEPFAGAVLHFPAAPGSD